Proteins encoded together in one Scytonema millei VB511283 window:
- the pgeF gene encoding peptidoglycan editing factor PgeF — protein sequence MHTWDWRGCEGFLYLSCSLLEAFPHGFFTRHFHPHAPHDLTSALHPEAEAYRVKQVHGNVVVTPSEVRSVDATAASRRVERGARSEGAEGVGEVGEAGGEKPRTTQLPATNYQLPIQNSLSLLTPNSSLLVEADGLLTEQPLQAVWVASADCTPVLIADRHTGQVAAVHAGWRGTAMKIVPQAIARLQAQGSKIQDLRVALGPAIAGSVYQVSQQVAAEVGASITATETKTEILDFLAEIPNSPLFPDSHPERVRLDIRRVITLQLEQLGISPEQVAIAPHCTYQEPERFFSYRRDKQKKVQWSGIISQ from the coding sequence ATGCATACTTGGGATTGGCGCGGTTGCGAAGGTTTTCTCTATCTATCGTGTAGCTTGTTAGAAGCATTTCCCCACGGTTTTTTCACGCGACATTTTCACCCTCATGCTCCCCACGATTTGACCTCAGCCTTACACCCAGAAGCCGAGGCTTATCGCGTCAAGCAGGTACACGGGAATGTTGTCGTGACTCCATCTGAAGTGAGGAGCGTAGACGCGACAGCGGCTTCTCGGAGAGTGGAGCGAGGAGCGAGGAGCGAGGGAGCTGAGGGAGTTGGGGAAGTTGGGGAAGCCGGGGGAGAGAAGCCACGCACCACGCAACTACCAGCTACCAACTACCAACTACCAATTCAAAATTCTCTCTCACTCCTCACTCCTAACTCCTCACTCCTAGTTGAGGCAGATGGATTGCTCACAGAACAGCCGCTACAGGCGGTTTGGGTTGCGAGTGCCGATTGTACGCCTGTATTAATTGCCGATCGCCATACGGGACAAGTTGCAGCCGTTCATGCAGGCTGGCGGGGAACGGCGATGAAAATTGTGCCGCAAGCGATCGCTCGTTTGCAAGCACAAGGTAGCAAAATTCAAGATTTGCGCGTCGCTTTGGGTCCAGCGATCGCGGGGAGTGTCTATCAGGTTTCTCAACAGGTAGCAGCTGAAGTTGGAGCTAGCATCACTGCAACTGAAACCAAAACCGAAATTCTCGACTTTTTAGCTGAAATACCCAACTCCCCTTTATTCCCCGACTCTCATCCAGAGAGAGTCCGGTTGGATATCCGGCGGGTGATTACTTTGCAATTAGAGCAATTGGGTATTAGTCCCGAACAAGTGGCGATCGCTCCTCACTGTACCTATCAAGAACCAGAACGTTTCTTTTCCTATCGTCGCGACAAACAGAAAAAAGTTCAATGGTCGGGAATTATTAGCCAATAA
- a CDS encoding SWIM zinc finger family protein, which produces MAIATLPRLTEAQIRKLATEQSFQRGDRYYRQGRILNPMRQDLVLWADCQGSELYQPRIKLGKQGVVSADCTCPYDWGGLCKHQIALLLAYVHQPDTFHVIPPLSEMLATRSREDLIELVELMVQRYPSLLSLVELSTAQPQPGKALDLSIYRRQAQRALRQEDMEAIATDLQLLIDTAKQLFQQNNWLWAGALYQMLLAEITASYDDNLQAIDYDGDVCVVAQDAAEGLGKCLAQAQSLDAETRAIWLHTLLDAVLQDIELGGIDFAYSARDALLEWATDAEWEWIEDRVRGEIQRSSSNRWTRDALVRLLADRQKQQGSNETASKLIHELGSPEQQAFLLVEEGKIETAMAIARQHFTHLPGLMLQFADALIAAHATTQAVELVAHLAQQEKSRGHYQQWLTKYYQEYGDPQTALNWQQQIFWESPSLEGYKQLQDLGQKAEAWEQLRDEILQKLQRNKQLLLLTHIAFYEQNIERVLELFPQLKQWEQSRFRQPLAKAIETTHPQMAIALYKHLATQAIEQKNRPAYREAVQHLQRIKAVCESCNTQSDWTEYIMQLRSQYPTLRALHDELSKAKL; this is translated from the coding sequence ATGGCGATCGCGACTCTACCTCGTCTGACTGAAGCACAAATTCGTAAACTAGCGACAGAGCAAAGTTTTCAGCGTGGCGATCGCTATTATCGCCAAGGCAGAATTCTCAACCCGATGCGCCAAGATTTAGTCTTATGGGCAGATTGTCAAGGTTCCGAACTTTACCAGCCGCGCATCAAATTGGGCAAACAGGGAGTTGTCAGTGCTGATTGTACTTGCCCCTACGATTGGGGCGGACTCTGCAAGCATCAGATAGCTTTGTTACTGGCTTACGTCCACCAGCCCGACACTTTTCACGTCATACCACCCCTAAGCGAAATGCTTGCTACTCGCAGTCGCGAAGATTTGATCGAGCTAGTTGAGTTAATGGTACAGCGTTATCCCAGTTTACTGTCATTGGTAGAACTTTCTACAGCTCAGCCGCAGCCAGGAAAAGCTCTAGATTTGTCAATCTATCGCCGTCAAGCGCAACGCGCCCTACGTCAAGAAGATATGGAGGCGATCGCCACAGATTTACAACTCTTAATTGATACGGCAAAACAACTTTTTCAGCAAAATAATTGGCTGTGGGCAGGGGCGCTTTACCAAATGCTGCTAGCAGAAATTACCGCAAGTTATGACGATAATTTACAAGCTATTGACTACGATGGCGATGTCTGCGTTGTTGCCCAAGATGCTGCCGAAGGGTTAGGAAAATGCTTAGCCCAAGCTCAATCCTTAGATGCAGAAACGAGGGCGATTTGGCTGCATACTTTACTCGATGCCGTACTGCAAGATATAGAATTAGGTGGCATTGACTTTGCATATTCAGCTAGGGATGCTTTATTAGAATGGGCGACGGATGCAGAGTGGGAATGGATAGAAGACCGAGTTCGCGGTGAAATTCAGCGCAGTAGTAGCAATCGCTGGACGCGAGATGCTTTAGTGAGATTATTAGCCGATCGCCAGAAACAGCAAGGCAGTAATGAAACAGCCAGCAAATTAATTCACGAATTGGGCAGCCCCGAACAACAAGCCTTTTTGTTGGTAGAAGAAGGTAAAATCGAAACCGCAATGGCGATCGCCCGTCAGCATTTTACTCATCTGCCTGGACTCATGTTACAGTTTGCCGATGCCTTGATAGCCGCCCATGCTACCACACAAGCAGTCGAGTTGGTCGCGCATCTAGCACAGCAAGAAAAATCACGAGGTCATTATCAGCAGTGGCTGACCAAATACTACCAAGAGTACGGCGATCCGCAGACTGCCCTCAACTGGCAACAACAAATATTTTGGGAATCACCATCTCTAGAAGGATACAAACAATTACAGGATCTGGGGCAAAAAGCTGAGGCGTGGGAACAACTGCGGGATGAGATACTACAAAAGCTCCAGCGGAACAAACAGCTGCTCTTACTGACACATATTGCCTTTTACGAGCAAAATATCGAGCGGGTGCTAGAATTATTTCCCCAGCTCAAACAATGGGAGCAGTCTAGATTTCGCCAACCCCTAGCCAAGGCAATCGAAACTACCCATCCCCAAATGGCGATCGCCCTTTACAAACACTTAGCTACGCAGGCGATCGAGCAAAAAAATCGCCCTGCTTATCGAGAAGCTGTCCAACACCTACAACGAATCAAGGCTGTCTGTGAATCGTGCAACACTCAATCTGATTGGACGGAATACATCATGCAACTGCGCTCGCAATACCCTACTTTACGGGCGTTACACGATGAGTTGTCCAAAGCAAAACTGTAA
- the nblB gene encoding phycobilisome degradation protein NblB, whose protein sequence is MAVSPESVKQLLDSQDLGDRLRAMNQVRELEDKGVALELALKAIDDPNARVRYSAVSQLDTLGGQDLNTSLNVLRDRLLNDPEPDVQAAAADCLGALKLTDAFADLAQVYHSTPEWLVRFSIIATLGELGDPRSFDLLKEALESGSELDKTAAISSLGDLGNPQAIELLVPFATNPDWQIRYRVVQALAKLGGEQARTLIEQLAKDEVEAVSQEAKNSL, encoded by the coding sequence ATGGCTGTTAGTCCAGAATCGGTAAAGCAATTACTCGATTCGCAGGATTTGGGCGATCGCTTGCGGGCGATGAATCAAGTTCGCGAATTAGAAGATAAAGGAGTCGCGCTTGAGTTGGCGCTCAAGGCAATTGATGACCCCAATGCCAGAGTGCGCTACTCGGCAGTGAGTCAGTTGGACACTTTGGGAGGACAAGATTTAAATACTAGTTTAAATGTATTGCGCGATCGCCTGCTCAACGACCCCGAACCAGATGTACAAGCTGCTGCGGCTGACTGTCTGGGAGCGCTGAAGTTAACTGATGCGTTTGCAGATTTAGCGCAAGTCTATCACAGTACGCCCGAGTGGTTGGTGCGGTTTAGTATTATTGCAACTTTGGGCGAATTAGGCGATCCGCGCTCTTTTGACTTATTAAAAGAAGCATTGGAATCAGGTAGCGAATTAGATAAAACTGCGGCAATTAGCTCTCTAGGAGATTTAGGCAATCCGCAAGCAATTGAATTACTAGTTCCTTTTGCTACCAACCCCGATTGGCAAATTCGCTATCGTGTCGTGCAAGCTTTAGCTAAATTGGGCGGCGAACAAGCTCGGACTCTGATCGAGCAGTTAGCCAAAGACGAAGTTGAAGCTGTATCCCAAGAAGCAAAAAATAGTTTGTAG
- a CDS encoding CBS domain-containing protein produces the protein MPKTVADVMTRDPIVVRPETSLHDAIKLLAEKRISGLPVVDDAGKLIGTISETDLMWQETGVTPPAYIMFLDSVIFLKNPAQYERDLHKALGQTVGEVMSQDVITVAPDKPLRDAAQLMHDRKIQRLPVVDPSGKVIGILTRGDIVRDLAASE, from the coding sequence ATGCCTAAGACTGTTGCCGATGTCATGACCCGCGACCCAATTGTGGTGCGTCCAGAAACCTCACTGCATGATGCAATTAAGCTTTTGGCAGAAAAGCGTATTAGTGGTTTACCCGTGGTAGACGATGCGGGCAAGTTGATCGGTACAATTTCAGAGACAGATCTGATGTGGCAAGAAACGGGGGTCACTCCTCCGGCTTACATCATGTTTCTTGATAGCGTGATTTTCCTGAAAAATCCGGCTCAATACGAACGAGATTTGCATAAAGCTTTAGGGCAAACGGTGGGAGAGGTAATGAGTCAGGATGTGATTACCGTTGCTCCTGATAAACCATTGCGCGATGCAGCGCAACTGATGCACGATCGCAAGATCCAGCGTTTGCCTGTCGTCGATCCTAGCGGTAAGGTAATTGGAATTTTGACTCGCGGCGATATCGTGCGCGACTTAGCAGCCAGCGAGTAG
- a CDS encoding two-component system response regulator, producing the protein MVDLNQKASILIVDDNPINVKGLFKILQASGFIVSVANSGEKALLKIKNTLPDLILLDVVMVGMNGFETCRHLKANPATQDIPVIFISALDEATNKAECFAVGGVDYITKPFAAEEVLARVKHQLALRAAKIEIERLNQELETRVRQRTLQLEAVNRQLQQEISDRHQVQEQLVYSALHDALTHLPNRTLLMERLEMALQRVKRYPDHLFAVLFIDLDRFKTINDSLGHQVGDRLLLAIAHLLQQLVRSTDTVARLGGDEFIILLDPIQDINDAIRVAERIHTQLRSPLQLASREVFIGASIGIAASATHYQHGSELLRDADIAMYRAKEQGKARYEIFDRAMYAEAIHKLQIENDLRQAAVGQEFHLNYQPIVSLDTGRIIGFEALLRWMHPERGLISPSQFIPIAEETGLVVPIGEWVLYTACSQMKQWQTQFSHPPAKLSVNLSLKQLREPDFLERIDRILTETEIAGESLNLELTESMLMDNVEELIFVLGQLRARNIRLSIDDFGTGYSSLSYLHRFPIDYLKVDRAFISGIGTGGKSRQIAATIISLAHQLGIKAIAEGVETPTHLQNLQALNCEEAQGYLFSKPLDLAAAESLILTNPQW; encoded by the coding sequence ATGGTCGATCTCAATCAGAAAGCTTCTATCTTAATTGTTGATGACAACCCAATCAATGTTAAAGGTTTGTTTAAAATTTTACAAGCTTCTGGATTTATAGTCTCTGTTGCTAACAGCGGTGAAAAAGCTTTATTAAAAATCAAAAATACGTTACCAGATCTAATTTTATTAGATGTAGTGATGGTAGGAATGAATGGCTTTGAAACCTGTCGTCATCTCAAAGCCAATCCAGCAACTCAAGATATTCCAGTTATTTTTATTAGTGCTTTAGATGAGGCAACTAATAAAGCCGAATGCTTTGCGGTTGGTGGAGTTGATTACATTACCAAACCCTTTGCAGCCGAGGAAGTATTAGCGCGAGTCAAGCATCAATTAGCATTGCGTGCAGCCAAAATAGAAATTGAACGGCTTAACCAAGAACTAGAAACAAGAGTTCGCCAGCGAACGCTGCAACTAGAGGCAGTCAACCGACAGTTGCAACAGGAAATTAGCGATCGCCATCAAGTACAAGAGCAGTTAGTTTACAGTGCTTTGCACGATGCCTTAACCCATCTCCCCAACCGTACCTTGTTGATGGAACGCTTGGAAATGGCGTTACAACGGGTAAAACGATATCCAGACCATTTATTTGCCGTTTTATTTATCGACTTAGACCGCTTCAAAACGATCAACGATAGTTTAGGGCATCAGGTAGGCGATCGATTGCTATTGGCGATCGCCCATCTACTACAACAACTCGTTCGCTCCACAGATACAGTTGCTCGCTTAGGCGGAGATGAATTTATCATTCTCCTCGACCCCATTCAAGATATTAATGATGCGATTCGAGTCGCCGAGCGAATTCACACCCAATTGCGATCGCCATTGCAACTAGCCAGCAGAGAAGTCTTTATCGGTGCTAGTATCGGTATCGCTGCGAGTGCAACTCACTATCAGCATGGCTCAGAGCTGCTGAGAGATGCAGATATAGCCATGTACCGTGCTAAGGAGCAAGGCAAAGCGCGGTATGAAATTTTCGACCGAGCCATGTATGCTGAAGCAATCCACAAACTGCAAATCGAAAACGATCTGCGTCAAGCAGCAGTCGGACAAGAGTTTCACCTCAATTACCAGCCAATTGTCTCTTTAGACACGGGTAGAATTATCGGTTTTGAAGCGCTACTACGCTGGATGCATCCCGAACGGGGTTTGATTTCTCCATCCCAGTTTATCCCGATTGCTGAAGAAACTGGATTAGTTGTTCCAATTGGTGAATGGGTGCTTTACACAGCTTGCAGCCAAATGAAACAATGGCAAACTCAATTTTCTCATCCACCCGCCAAACTCAGCGTCAACCTCTCGCTGAAACAATTGCGAGAACCCGATTTTCTGGAGAGGATAGACCGCATATTAACCGAAACGGAAATCGCAGGCGAGAGTCTCAACCTAGAACTGACCGAAAGTATGCTCATGGACAACGTGGAAGAACTGATCTTCGTTCTCGGACAACTGCGGGCGAGAAATATTCGCCTGAGTATTGACGACTTCGGTACGGGTTATTCTTCTCTCAGTTATTTGCACCGTTTTCCAATCGATTATTTAAAAGTAGACCGAGCTTTTATTAGTGGGATTGGAACTGGTGGCAAATCGCGTCAGATTGCCGCCACAATTATTTCCCTAGCTCACCAATTAGGAATTAAAGCGATCGCCGAAGGCGTGGAAACCCCTACTCATTTACAAAACTTACAAGCATTGAATTGTGAAGAAGCACAGGGATATTTATTTTCTAAACCCCTAGATTTAGCAGCCGCAGAGTCTTTAATTTTAACCAATCCTCAGTGGTGA
- a CDS encoding ferredoxin thioredoxin reductase catalytic beta subunit: MNTTENNALSTEKSLEAMWQFSQTYAKRTGTYFCADPSVTAVVVEGLAKHKDDLGAPLCPCRHYEDKEAEVHATFWNCPCVPMRERKECHCMLFLTPDNDFAGEQQDIDLDYIKTVRESMG; encoded by the coding sequence ATGAACACAACAGAAAACAACGCTCTATCGACTGAGAAAAGCCTAGAGGCAATGTGGCAGTTCTCTCAGACTTACGCCAAGCGCACGGGAACATATTTTTGCGCCGATCCTTCCGTGACAGCTGTAGTGGTGGAAGGGCTTGCCAAACACAAAGACGATCTTGGTGCGCCTTTATGTCCCTGTCGCCATTATGAAGACAAGGAAGCAGAAGTTCACGCAACTTTCTGGAATTGCCCTTGTGTACCAATGCGCGAACGTAAAGAGTGTCACTGTATGCTGTTCTTAACTCCAGACAACGACTTCGCTGGAGAACAACAGGACATCGATCTAGATTACATCAAAACCGTGCGAGAAAGCATGGGGTAG
- a CDS encoding DUF4278 domain-containing protein, with amino-acid sequence MQLSYRGLAYTKSNQSLQVVTKQVVGKYRGVSFGSRPAAPAIAPQPTRHLKYRGLAY; translated from the coding sequence ATGCAACTTTCTTATCGTGGTTTAGCTTATACCAAATCTAATCAATCACTTCAAGTAGTTACCAAACAAGTAGTAGGAAAATATCGGGGTGTAAGCTTCGGTTCTCGTCCAGCCGCGCCAGCGATCGCACCACAACCCACACGGCATCTGAAATATCGGGGGTTAGCATATTAA
- the bchI gene encoding magnesium chelatase ATPase subunit I — protein sequence MTTATAARRVVFPFTAIVGQDEMKLALLLNIIDPKIGGVMIMGDRGTGKSTTIRALADLLPEIEVVADDPFNSHPSDPDLMGDAARQKLEQGVEIPVAKKKITMVDLPLGATEDRVCGTIDIEKALSEGVKAFEPGLLAKANRGILYVDEVNLLDDHLVDVLLDSAASGWNTVEREGISIRHPARFVLVGSGNPEEGELRPQLLDRFGMHAEIHTVKEPALRVQIVEQRSDFDQNPLQFSDKYQPQQQALQQQLIKAQELLPSVQMDYDLRVKISEVCSELDVDGLRGDIVTNRAAKAIAAFEGRTEVTVDDIRRVITLCLRHRLRKDPLEAIDSGYKVEKAFSRVFGIEPTTDEMPEKTAQANGIGQAGGRYR from the coding sequence GTGACAACTGCTACCGCTGCTCGTCGTGTCGTGTTTCCTTTCACCGCTATTGTGGGTCAGGACGAAATGAAACTCGCCCTTTTACTCAACATTATCGACCCGAAAATTGGCGGGGTAATGATCATGGGCGATCGCGGTACTGGCAAATCCACCACGATCCGCGCTTTAGCTGACCTATTGCCAGAGATTGAAGTTGTAGCGGACGATCCGTTCAACAGCCATCCTAGCGATCCCGATCTGATGGGAGATGCAGCACGGCAAAAATTAGAACAAGGTGTAGAAATTCCCGTCGCTAAGAAAAAAATTACTATGGTCGATCTGCCGCTAGGAGCGACAGAAGACCGAGTTTGCGGCACGATTGATATTGAAAAAGCCTTATCTGAAGGTGTCAAAGCTTTTGAACCAGGACTGCTGGCAAAGGCAAATCGCGGTATTCTCTACGTCGATGAAGTTAATCTACTTGACGATCACCTTGTAGACGTATTGCTAGACTCCGCCGCCAGTGGTTGGAACACTGTAGAACGGGAAGGCATTTCGATCCGTCACCCCGCCCGTTTTGTTCTCGTTGGTTCTGGCAACCCAGAAGAAGGTGAATTGCGCCCCCAACTGCTCGATCGCTTCGGGATGCACGCGGAAATTCATACTGTAAAAGAACCAGCCTTGCGGGTACAAATTGTGGAACAAAGGTCGGATTTCGACCAAAATCCACTGCAATTTTCTGACAAATATCAGCCACAGCAACAAGCTTTACAACAACAGCTGATTAAGGCTCAAGAATTGTTACCTTCAGTACAAATGGATTACGATCTGCGGGTAAAAATTTCTGAAGTTTGCTCCGAACTCGATGTTGATGGCTTGCGGGGTGACATTGTAACCAACCGCGCAGCTAAAGCGATCGCGGCGTTTGAAGGTCGTACTGAAGTCACAGTAGATGATATTCGTCGTGTGATTACTCTATGCCTGCGTCACAGGCTGCGGAAAGACCCCTTAGAGGCGATCGATTCTGGCTATAAAGTAGAAAAGGCATTTAGCCGCGTGTTTGGGATTGAACCAACGACAGATGAAATGCCTGAGAAGACAGCGCAAGCTAATGGTATCGGACAAGCGGGCGGACGCTATCGCTAG
- a CDS encoding biotin--[acetyl-CoA-carboxylase] ligase — protein MRLDRQKLLATLAPMAAEADFAVEVYESIPSTNQKAWDAIAQGAKPGTVIIAERQTSGRGQWGRQWVSPAGGLYLSVVLEPNLPVNCGYQLTLATAWGIATALGDRGVPVKLKWHNDLILLGRKLGGILTETKVRHEKIIHAVVGVGINWANPVPTTGIGLQSFLSQQPLAAIDCLETLAAVTLQGTISGYKFCSPGGIDPLLPSYHKLFINMGQRITVEGQNGVVVGISDRGELRVRLDSQSYNSSPNSEIYLPPGAVSLGYDG, from the coding sequence GTGAGACTAGACAGACAAAAGCTATTAGCAACTCTTGCTCCAATGGCAGCAGAAGCGGATTTTGCTGTAGAAGTCTACGAAAGTATACCCTCGACCAACCAGAAAGCCTGGGATGCGATCGCGCAGGGAGCAAAACCAGGAACGGTCATCATTGCCGAACGACAAACATCTGGACGGGGACAATGGGGACGGCAGTGGGTTTCGCCAGCTGGAGGCTTATATTTATCTGTAGTTTTAGAACCAAACTTACCAGTTAACTGCGGTTATCAGTTGACTTTAGCCACTGCTTGGGGCATTGCAACAGCTTTAGGCGATCGCGGTGTTCCCGTAAAATTGAAATGGCACAACGACCTAATTTTGCTAGGACGTAAACTGGGTGGGATTCTGACAGAAACAAAAGTGCGACATGAAAAAATTATTCATGCTGTAGTCGGAGTTGGGATTAACTGGGCTAACCCTGTCCCAACCACAGGGATCGGTTTGCAATCTTTCTTATCTCAACAACCGTTGGCTGCAATTGACTGCTTAGAAACATTAGCGGCTGTGACACTACAAGGCACAATTTCAGGTTACAAGTTTTGCTCCCCAGGGGGAATCGATCCTCTTCTGCCGTCTTACCACAAACTATTTATAAATATGGGACAGCGCATCACCGTAGAAGGACAAAACGGTGTTGTAGTTGGTATTAGCGATCGCGGTGAACTACGAGTCAGGCTTGACTCTCAGTCATACAATTCCAGCCCCAATTCAGAAATTTATCTCCCCCCTGGTGCTGTGAGTCTGGGTTATGATGGCTAA
- a CDS encoding YggT family protein — protein MRDDDRQQHEEIRLREAERRVTLASRNATVSKLVQIIYFLAGALGMLLLLRMILRLFGANPDNTFAQFIYNLSEPFYAPVANLFGTPKFGNSQVFEINALVAIAAYAILGWLVGRLVWLIGSRTE, from the coding sequence ATGAGAGATGACGACCGACAGCAGCATGAAGAAATTCGGCTACGTGAAGCAGAACGGCGAGTGACACTGGCTAGCCGTAATGCTACTGTCAGCAAACTGGTACAAATTATTTACTTCCTCGCCGGAGCGCTAGGAATGCTGCTGTTGTTACGAATGATTTTGCGGCTGTTTGGGGCGAACCCAGATAATACATTCGCTCAATTTATCTATAATCTCTCCGAGCCTTTTTACGCTCCAGTTGCCAACCTATTCGGTACGCCCAAGTTTGGCAATTCCCAGGTGTTTGAAATTAACGCGCTTGTGGCAATTGCAGCTTACGCAATTCTTGGTTGGTTAGTAGGAAGATTAGTTTGGTTAATTGGCAGTAGGACAGAATAA
- a CDS encoding DUF309 domain-containing protein → MNQEEPEEFWQGVEQFNQGQFYACHDTLEAIWMEATEPEKTFYQGVLQVAVGLYHLGNQNWHGAVILLGEGIKRLDKYPSTYSGIDVDELIISSADLLKTLQQAGAEKVGTWQLGKEAIATETSTLPLPKIVPAEPEIL, encoded by the coding sequence TTGAATCAAGAGGAACCAGAGGAGTTTTGGCAGGGTGTAGAACAGTTCAATCAAGGGCAGTTCTACGCCTGTCACGATACCTTAGAAGCCATATGGATGGAAGCAACCGAACCGGAAAAAACTTTCTATCAGGGAGTTTTGCAAGTTGCTGTAGGGCTTTATCATCTGGGTAATCAGAATTGGCACGGGGCAGTTATTTTATTAGGAGAAGGTATTAAGCGTTTGGATAAATACCCTAGTACTTATAGTGGGATTGATGTTGATGAATTGATAATTTCTAGCGCCGATTTATTAAAAACACTACAACAAGCGGGTGCAGAAAAGGTGGGTACTTGGCAATTGGGTAAAGAGGCGATCGCAACAGAGACTTCTACCTTGCCCCTGCCGAAAATCGTACCAGCTGAGCCAGAGATTTTGTAG